From the Streptomyces sp. KMM 9044 genome, one window contains:
- a CDS encoding NUDIX hydrolase codes for MAAADRPVPAADEILDIVDENDRVTGRAPRGEAYARGLRHRCAFILVRDAEDRIFVHRRTATKLVHPSLYDMFVGGVVGTGESYAEAALRETEEELGVSGLPQPTFLFTFLYDDGGKRSWWSAVHEVRCDLPVKPRAEEVAWHAFLTGPELERRLGEWAWTPDGLEAYERLRAHRGQPDGPSR; via the coding sequence ATGGCTGCCGCCGACCGTCCCGTGCCCGCCGCCGACGAGATCCTCGACATCGTGGACGAGAACGACCGGGTGACCGGCCGGGCCCCACGCGGTGAGGCCTACGCGCGAGGTCTGCGGCACCGTTGCGCGTTCATCCTGGTCAGGGACGCCGAGGACCGGATCTTCGTACACCGGCGCACGGCGACCAAGCTCGTCCACCCCTCCCTGTACGACATGTTCGTCGGCGGTGTCGTGGGCACCGGCGAGAGCTACGCCGAGGCCGCCCTGCGGGAGACCGAGGAGGAGCTGGGCGTGTCCGGGCTGCCGCAGCCCACGTTCCTCTTCACGTTCCTCTACGACGACGGTGGCAAACGGAGCTGGTGGTCGGCGGTCCACGAGGTCCGCTGCGACCTGCCGGTGAAGCCCCGGGCCGAGGAGGTGGCCTGGCATGCCTTCCTGACCGGGCCGGAGCTGGAGCGCCGTCTGGGCGAGTGGGCGTGGACTCCGGACGGCCTGGAAGCGTACGAACG
- a CDS encoding APC family permease, with amino-acid sequence MTTDGSRTSRSAADGISTFKGQERALRADRLGTGGLLLSVLAATAPLMVVAGVMPTTFAVMGIVGQPLLFVLLGVVLVLFSLGYAEMSRHVHNAGAFYAYISRGLGGTAGAGAAMVALVAYNALQVGIHGIFGFEVSGLLATYAGLEVAWWTPSLVALAAVGTLGWLKIDVNARVLGVLLVVEVLLVVVFDVAAIADPGGEGLSLHAFAPDTLTGAGVGTALCFCIAAFLGFEQAPVYAEETSRPHVLVPRVMFLAVTGVAVFFAISSWALTVATGPAGIVVTSQEQSAGLLFLLTESRLGGTFTDVLHVLFVTGMFAAMLSFHNVVARYAFAMGREGLLPAAFGRTTGTSGAPGTGSLLQTGIAAVLVVAFALTDDKPAGDPTAPVLRLFTWFGNVGALGVIVLMAIASLSVVVFFVRRGAAGAQVWRLVTSALSGLALAVIAGYTVKDFDVLVGTGPDSALSLLLPGIIGLALVAGLVQGLVLRLRAPGTHARIGLGNEAFQLDKEAERTP; translated from the coding sequence ATGACGACGGACGGTTCGCGCACGAGCAGATCCGCAGCGGACGGCATCAGCACCTTCAAGGGACAGGAGCGCGCCCTGCGTGCGGACCGGCTCGGCACGGGCGGTCTGCTGCTCTCCGTGCTCGCCGCGACCGCCCCCCTCATGGTGGTCGCGGGTGTCATGCCCACCACATTCGCGGTGATGGGCATCGTCGGGCAGCCGCTGCTCTTCGTCCTCCTCGGCGTCGTACTGGTGCTCTTCAGCCTCGGCTACGCCGAGATGAGCCGGCACGTCCACAACGCGGGCGCCTTCTACGCGTACATCTCCCGCGGCCTCGGCGGCACCGCCGGCGCGGGCGCCGCGATGGTCGCGCTGGTCGCCTACAACGCCCTCCAGGTCGGCATCCACGGCATCTTCGGCTTCGAGGTCTCCGGGCTCCTCGCCACCTACGCCGGCCTCGAGGTCGCCTGGTGGACACCGTCGCTGGTGGCCCTGGCCGCCGTCGGCACGCTGGGCTGGCTGAAGATCGACGTCAACGCGCGCGTGCTCGGCGTCCTGCTGGTCGTCGAGGTGCTCCTGGTGGTCGTCTTCGACGTCGCCGCCATCGCCGATCCGGGCGGGGAAGGGCTGTCGCTGCACGCCTTCGCCCCGGACACCCTCACCGGCGCCGGTGTCGGCACCGCCCTGTGCTTCTGCATCGCCGCCTTCCTCGGCTTCGAACAGGCCCCGGTGTATGCGGAGGAGACCAGCAGGCCGCACGTCCTGGTGCCCCGCGTGATGTTCCTGGCCGTCACCGGCGTCGCCGTGTTCTTCGCGATCAGCAGCTGGGCCCTCACCGTCGCCACCGGTCCCGCGGGCATCGTCGTCACCTCGCAGGAGCAGAGCGCGGGACTGCTGTTCCTCCTCACCGAGTCCCGGCTCGGCGGCACCTTCACGGACGTCCTGCACGTCCTCTTCGTCACCGGCATGTTCGCCGCGATGCTCAGCTTCCACAACGTCGTCGCCCGGTACGCCTTCGCCATGGGCCGCGAGGGCCTGCTGCCCGCCGCCTTCGGCCGCACCACCGGCACCAGCGGTGCCCCCGGCACCGGCTCGCTGCTCCAGACGGGCATCGCCGCGGTGCTCGTCGTCGCCTTCGCGCTCACCGACGACAAGCCGGCCGGCGACCCGACCGCGCCCGTCCTGCGCCTGTTCACCTGGTTCGGCAACGTCGGCGCCCTCGGTGTGATCGTCCTGATGGCGATCGCCTCGCTGTCCGTCGTCGTCTTCTTCGTCCGCCGCGGTGCCGCGGGCGCCCAGGTCTGGCGGCTGGTCACCTCGGCGCTCTCCGGCCTCGCCCTGGCCGTGATCGCCGGCTACACCGTCAAGGACTTCGACGTGCTCGTCGGCACCGGCCCCGACTCCGCCCTGAGCCTGCTGCTGCCCGGCATCATCGGGCTGGCCCTCGTCGCCGGCCTGGTCCAGGGCCTGGTCCTGCGTCTCCGTGCCCCCGGGACACACGCCCGTATCGGGCTCGGCAACGAGGCGTTCCAGCTGGACAAGGAGGCCGAGCGCACACCGTAG